In a single window of the Olivibacter sp. SDN3 genome:
- a CDS encoding hybrid sensor histidine kinase/response regulator transcription factor, whose translation MITTLLSLVMALNAAVFYEFNETPGYQVYNYTLKDGLAFNNVNAIVQDSVGFIWIATEDGLSRFDGKHFRNFKYETSNPHSLAGNYIQDLFLDQEGVLWLTSRTGISKFNSRIESFEHYNILGGIKGHNKMDVGAIHSSLNRNILWVSANGMGVYKFNKNNGDFDRYTVDNLGGLRSNMVTHSFEDSSGLLWVGTQDQGLHVFRIHEKGLEYLDVYEKLMENNMHFTVHNIFEDSYHRILIATNKGLLIYDPITYAHLWIKGTTYGLPNDRFLSIKTDREGQVYLGLQDGGFYKLDFRKEENGKIDVLGFRGINCDEWLPKGITKRSVSALFFDRDQNLWAGSYGDGMFLLAKPKYAFVNYPKTKLLPSSGAKDMRFYGMAEDRHGNLFVGTDGHGLFMLDKQNHLLKHFKKGDKSGITDNAILVGFKDHLQQLWFGTYSGGLVLYDTEKHTFKNYINHSKAVGSLGANDVRVIYEDRKHQLWIGTNGGGLHKLNRSTDRFTQYAQHNSTIPSNDIRSITEDRKGNLIIGTYGAGITYFDQGKEQFTPYFAEKELYSRLNAEVIFDMKIRSDGKLLVATEANGLLVCDMEARRIIRSYHNKNSLVSNTIFSIVEDNAENCWLSTNKGLTQINKTTGNVHNYGSLTGLQPGIFNPKSAHYSALRNQLFFGGTGGLTYFDPLALETKESVGPIVFTGLEVFGKEVIIDGENEKAILNRPINDTKSIVLNPDQSTFTLHYASLDFGMSGENRFAYKLRGLEEEWNFVHDGQSATYHYLAPGNYTFEVAMEHAGVVITENLKHLQIKVLPPWYKTWWAYGLYLCLTCGLILIYQRYRRQQRELEYQLKWSQLEHEKDKELSTLKLNFYTRLSHEFRSTLTLILNPVKDLLQNSGVQQQMAPSLNTLYVNTNRLLRLSNQALTLRSNHEERLVEEDIDMVLLAKEVLNCFEHQAKQNGIDLVFQTETPGMMVYADLEKMEIILFNLIFNAIKFTEKGWIRVVLGQKEDLILSLDIEDSGCGIDKKLGDKLFDQFVHHEVQGQGQRRGLGFGVGLWMVKSFVEMHRGTITYRSEQGKGTCFHLEMPIRQYTKTSDPSMAHAIADEQSAVEQIFEPSYASIAQATKATGVRFSTMKMLVVDDDKEMTAFLQDIFTPSFDVIKAQEVNEALRVIDNVIPDIILCDVMMNHSNGMELCRFLKNDNHLKHIPIILLTAMQSLETQLSGFQSGADDYVMKPFDKEVLSAKVESLIKTRSNLKDYFYNSITQNLAYHKITPEEKQLLEKCVKLIESHMEDSDFNVHKLASLCRMTYATLTNHIKEVTGMTLNALIRFIRLQQAARLLLDSDATIYEVADKVGFRDLKYFREQFTKQYQMTPSSYIKKYRQPFHNIYHPN comes from the coding sequence GTGATAACAACACTTCTTAGTTTGGTAATGGCCTTAAATGCCGCTGTGTTTTATGAATTCAATGAAACACCTGGTTATCAAGTGTACAATTATACGTTAAAAGACGGCTTGGCATTTAACAATGTGAATGCAATTGTACAAGATAGCGTAGGTTTCATTTGGATAGCTACCGAAGATGGACTCAGCCGTTTTGATGGTAAGCACTTCAGGAATTTTAAATACGAGACGAGTAACCCGCACAGTCTGGCAGGTAATTATATACAGGATCTTTTCCTAGATCAAGAAGGCGTATTATGGTTGACTTCCAGAACGGGTATTAGCAAGTTTAACAGCCGGATTGAGTCTTTTGAGCACTATAATATATTAGGTGGAATAAAAGGCCACAATAAAATGGATGTGGGGGCCATTCACAGCAGTTTAAACCGAAATATACTTTGGGTGTCAGCTAACGGTATGGGCGTCTACAAATTCAATAAAAACAACGGAGATTTCGATCGATATACAGTTGATAATTTGGGAGGTCTACGGTCTAATATGGTTACCCATAGCTTTGAAGATAGTTCGGGGCTGCTGTGGGTAGGGACTCAAGATCAGGGGCTTCATGTATTTCGTATACATGAAAAAGGCTTGGAATATTTGGACGTATATGAAAAGCTGATGGAAAATAACATGCACTTTACTGTGCACAATATTTTTGAAGATAGCTACCATCGGATTTTAATTGCTACTAATAAGGGTTTGTTGATATATGATCCAATAACATATGCGCACCTTTGGATAAAAGGTACAACATATGGATTGCCAAATGATCGCTTCCTTTCTATAAAAACAGATCGTGAAGGGCAAGTTTATCTCGGTTTACAGGACGGTGGATTTTACAAGTTGGACTTCAGGAAGGAAGAAAATGGCAAGATCGATGTGCTGGGCTTTCGCGGTATAAATTGTGACGAATGGCTGCCGAAGGGTATTACAAAAAGATCGGTTTCAGCTCTTTTCTTTGATCGCGATCAGAACCTGTGGGCGGGGTCGTATGGTGATGGCATGTTTTTATTGGCAAAACCAAAATATGCCTTTGTAAATTACCCAAAAACAAAGCTGTTGCCATCTAGCGGTGCTAAGGATATGCGCTTTTATGGGATGGCGGAAGATCGTCATGGCAACTTATTCGTAGGAACAGATGGACATGGTTTGTTTATGCTCGACAAGCAGAATCATTTGCTTAAACATTTTAAAAAGGGAGATAAAAGTGGTATTACAGACAATGCCATTCTAGTAGGGTTTAAAGACCATCTACAACAGTTATGGTTTGGAACCTATAGTGGAGGTCTTGTCTTGTATGATACTGAAAAACATACATTTAAGAATTATATAAATCATTCGAAAGCTGTTGGATCACTGGGAGCCAATGATGTCCGGGTTATTTATGAAGATCGCAAACACCAACTCTGGATAGGAACGAACGGAGGAGGCTTACATAAACTAAATAGATCAACGGATAGGTTTACGCAATATGCGCAGCACAATAGCACGATCCCATCCAATGACATCAGGTCTATTACTGAAGATAGAAAGGGAAATCTTATTATTGGAACTTATGGTGCCGGTATTACGTATTTTGACCAAGGGAAAGAACAATTTACACCTTATTTTGCTGAAAAAGAGTTGTATAGCCGCTTAAATGCGGAGGTGATATTTGATATGAAGATTCGGAGCGATGGCAAATTATTGGTTGCTACTGAGGCAAATGGACTTTTAGTTTGCGATATGGAAGCAAGGCGTATCATCCGATCATATCATAATAAGAACAGCTTGGTAAGTAATACCATTTTCTCAATCGTAGAAGATAATGCAGAAAATTGTTGGCTGAGTACAAACAAAGGGCTTACACAGATTAACAAGACGACCGGAAATGTGCATAATTATGGTTCGTTGACCGGGCTCCAACCAGGTATTTTTAATCCAAAGTCTGCGCATTACAGTGCCCTAAGAAATCAACTGTTTTTTGGAGGAACCGGGGGATTGACTTATTTTGATCCTTTAGCGCTGGAAACAAAAGAAAGTGTCGGACCTATCGTTTTTACAGGTTTGGAAGTATTTGGAAAGGAAGTTATAATTGACGGGGAAAATGAGAAAGCTATACTTAATAGACCGATAAATGACACCAAGAGTATTGTTTTAAATCCTGATCAATCCACCTTTACCTTGCATTATGCATCGTTGGATTTCGGTATGTCGGGCGAAAACAGATTTGCCTACAAACTAAGGGGTTTGGAAGAGGAATGGAATTTTGTGCATGATGGTCAATCGGCAACTTATCATTATTTAGCACCGGGGAATTATACTTTTGAAGTTGCGATGGAACATGCGGGTGTTGTCATCACGGAAAACCTCAAACATCTGCAGATCAAAGTGCTCCCGCCTTGGTATAAGACTTGGTGGGCATATGGCCTATACCTATGCTTGACCTGTGGGCTTATTCTGATTTATCAACGTTATAGAAGGCAACAGCGGGAACTCGAATACCAATTGAAATGGAGTCAATTGGAGCATGAAAAGGATAAAGAGCTGAGCACACTTAAGCTCAATTTTTATACGCGCCTGTCGCATGAATTTAGATCTACATTAACCTTAATATTAAACCCGGTAAAAGATCTATTGCAAAATAGCGGTGTGCAACAACAAATGGCACCTTCGTTAAATACACTTTACGTCAATACAAATCGATTGTTACGGCTTTCCAACCAAGCCTTAACATTAAGGTCAAATCATGAAGAGCGGCTTGTAGAAGAAGACATAGATATGGTATTATTGGCTAAAGAGGTGTTGAATTGTTTTGAGCATCAGGCGAAACAAAATGGAATTGACCTCGTATTTCAAACCGAGACCCCCGGTATGATGGTTTATGCGGATCTGGAAAAAATGGAAATCATTCTTTTTAACCTTATTTTTAATGCTATTAAATTTACTGAGAAAGGTTGGATAAGGGTTGTATTAGGTCAAAAGGAAGACCTGATTTTGTCACTGGATATAGAAGATAGCGGCTGTGGTATCGATAAGAAGTTGGGAGATAAGTTGTTTGATCAATTCGTGCATCATGAAGTGCAGGGGCAAGGTCAAAGGAGGGGGCTGGGCTTTGGTGTGGGACTGTGGATGGTGAAATCTTTTGTAGAGATGCATCGGGGAACGATCACTTATCGGAGCGAGCAAGGGAAAGGGACTTGTTTTCACCTGGAAATGCCGATTAGACAGTATACCAAAACCTCGGATCCATCGATGGCACACGCAATAGCGGACGAGCAGTCTGCCGTGGAACAAATCTTTGAACCAAGCTACGCATCGATAGCTCAAGCCACAAAAGCTACCGGAGTGCGGTTTTCGACGATGAAAATGTTAGTAGTAGACGACGACAAAGAGATGACGGCCTTTCTCCAGGATATTTTTACCCCGTCTTTTGACGTGATAAAAGCGCAGGAGGTTAATGAAGCACTTAGGGTTATAGATAATGTTATACCGGATATTATCTTGTGTGATGTGATGATGAATCATAGTAACGGTATGGAATTATGTAGGTTTTTGAAGAATGATAATCATTTGAAGCATATTCCTATTATACTGCTTACCGCTATGCAAAGTCTGGAAACACAGTTGAGTGGATTCCAAAGCGGAGCTGATGATTACGTGATGAAACCTTTTGATAAGGAAGTTTTAAGTGCAAAAGTGGAAAGTTTGATCAAGACACGAAGTAACCTTAAAGACTATTTCTATAATAGTATAACGCAAAACCTGGCTTATCATAAGATAACACCGGAAGAGAAGCAGCTTTTGGAGAAATGTGTAAAGCTAATAGAAAGCCATATGGAGGATAGTGATTTTAATGTTCATAAGCTGGCTTCCTTGTGCAGGATGACGTATGCCACATTGACGAACCATATAAAAGAGGTTACGGGCATGACCTTGAATGCCTTGATTAGGTTTATTCGCTTGCAGCAGGCAGCTAGATTGTTATTGGACAGTGATGCTACGATTTATGAAGTAGCAGATAAAGTAGGTTTTCGCGACTTGAAATATTTTAGAGAGCAATTTACCAAACAGTATCAAATGACGCCTTCGTCCTATATTAAAAAGTATCGTCAACCTTTTCATAACATTTATCATCCCAATTAA
- a CDS encoding TonB-dependent receptor, with protein sequence MDNFCGFRKALICLRCLMVYPFILGGICFFSIALANEKDAAPQQRQQTVSGRVSDRNGQPLIGVSVRVKEGAGGTSTDDQGKYALQVSSEEASLIFSYIGYHSKEIPITGQQSIDVILEEDAQALGEVVVVGYGTQKRATVTGSVSEVRGADIVKSPQPNVSNSLAGRFSGLVATNRGGEPGYDGSQIRIRGASTTGSTDVLVVVDGVPGQVGGLERLDPNDIESISVLKDASAAVYGSRAANGVILVTTKKGTMGKPTVSYSFNQGFSSPTRLPRMADAATYATLRNEISYYGNPNGGLNQFYSEEEIERFRTGSDPERYPNTNWQKEALASTALQNQHNLSVNGGTETTKYFVSAGTLSQDGIFRNGVTNFKQYNFRSNIDFDVTERFKVGLSAAGREEKRKFPTVGAGDIFRNIYRAYPTVLARYANGLPSTGIENNNPVMMVTDAGGINENPTLVFNGILRASYDLPFLDGLMLDGFLAIDRSQESGKNFITPYLVYGYNAANDEYEPRTVGEPRAQLEQFQENTSLTTAHIKLNYERSFGDHNVGAFAAYEQAERKLSQFEAGRRNFPSSLTPELSQGGTALEDRTNAGFSWRESRTSFISRVNYNYKEKYLVEAQLRVDGSSIFPKDSRFGYFPGISAGWRISEEGWFKDRISFFDDLKIRASYGELGGDNVGANQFINNYVFNSVYTLGDGLYPGIDLEKLANPSITWEVSKKTDLGFNAQFLNKFNMEFIYFMENRSRILLPRNASIPGSTGIVNPIENDNTVPLVPSENIGRVDNRGLEATLGYTHTGNVSFGIAGNVTYVKSNVVFRDESPAVLPYQSLTGRPLNTDLLYRTLGIFRNQEDLDNYPHVPGAKVGDLIFEDYNQDGAITADDMVRTDLGNIPQLTFGLNLTASWKNFDFSAVLAGQGKVRQYILAEAGTVGNFYRTWADNRWSPTQPDGTYPRVDERASSAISGGLYRNDFWLFNTAFLRLKNIELGYNLPGNLLEKIGISSLRVFANGFNLFTVTKLKDFDPEGDSQSGQFYPQQRIINLGANVRF encoded by the coding sequence ATGGACAATTTTTGTGGATTTAGGAAGGCATTGATTTGTTTGAGATGCCTGATGGTGTACCCGTTTATCTTGGGGGGTATCTGTTTTTTTTCTATTGCTTTGGCCAATGAAAAGGACGCTGCTCCACAACAGCGACAGCAAACTGTCTCGGGAAGAGTGAGCGACCGAAATGGACAACCGTTAATAGGGGTAAGTGTGCGGGTAAAGGAAGGAGCTGGAGGAACAAGTACGGACGATCAAGGGAAGTATGCTTTACAGGTTTCATCAGAAGAGGCTTCTTTGATATTCAGTTATATTGGATATCATAGTAAAGAAATTCCAATAACAGGGCAGCAATCGATCGATGTGATACTGGAAGAGGATGCGCAGGCGTTGGGTGAGGTAGTGGTAGTGGGATACGGTACGCAGAAGAGAGCTACGGTTACTGGATCGGTATCGGAGGTAAGAGGTGCCGATATCGTAAAAAGCCCGCAGCCCAACGTGTCTAACTCTTTGGCGGGCAGATTCTCTGGTCTTGTTGCTACAAATCGGGGAGGTGAACCAGGTTACGATGGCTCCCAAATCAGGATCCGTGGTGCATCAACCACCGGGAGTACGGATGTGCTGGTGGTGGTTGACGGTGTGCCTGGCCAGGTGGGCGGATTGGAACGTTTAGACCCTAATGATATTGAAAGCATCAGTGTATTGAAAGATGCATCCGCAGCGGTATACGGAAGTCGGGCAGCAAATGGAGTGATTTTGGTCACTACCAAAAAAGGAACCATGGGTAAACCTACTGTGTCTTATAGCTTCAATCAAGGTTTTTCTTCACCTACCAGGTTGCCACGGATGGCCGATGCAGCTACTTATGCAACTTTAAGAAATGAAATAAGCTATTATGGTAATCCAAACGGTGGGTTGAACCAGTTTTATTCAGAAGAGGAAATAGAACGCTTTAGAACAGGATCAGATCCCGAACGTTATCCCAACACGAACTGGCAAAAGGAAGCATTGGCTAGTACTGCCTTGCAAAATCAGCATAATTTGTCGGTTAACGGTGGTACGGAAACAACAAAATATTTCGTATCTGCTGGAACACTTTCACAAGACGGAATTTTTCGGAATGGTGTTACGAACTTTAAGCAGTATAATTTCCGTTCCAATATTGATTTTGACGTAACCGAACGTTTTAAAGTGGGCTTATCTGCCGCAGGGCGGGAGGAAAAACGTAAATTTCCTACCGTCGGTGCAGGTGATATTTTCCGTAATATCTACCGAGCTTACCCAACGGTATTAGCGCGATACGCCAATGGTCTACCATCTACCGGCATCGAGAACAACAATCCGGTGATGATGGTGACGGATGCAGGAGGTATCAATGAGAACCCTACACTTGTTTTCAACGGCATACTGAGGGCTTCCTACGATTTACCCTTTTTGGATGGCTTGATGTTGGATGGATTCTTGGCTATCGACCGTTCGCAGGAGTCTGGGAAGAATTTTATAACGCCTTATCTAGTATACGGATACAATGCAGCGAATGATGAGTATGAACCACGCACAGTAGGTGAACCTAGGGCACAGCTTGAGCAGTTTCAAGAAAATACATCACTTACCACCGCACATATTAAACTTAATTATGAGCGTAGTTTTGGTGACCATAATGTTGGTGCCTTTGCTGCTTATGAGCAGGCAGAGCGTAAGTTATCGCAATTTGAAGCAGGTAGAAGAAATTTTCCGTCATCACTGACGCCAGAGTTATCGCAAGGAGGAACAGCTCTCGAAGACCGTACAAATGCAGGATTTAGCTGGAGGGAAAGTCGGACTAGTTTTATTAGCCGGGTAAATTATAATTACAAAGAAAAATATCTGGTGGAGGCACAATTACGTGTAGATGGATCGTCTATATTCCCCAAGGATAGTAGGTTCGGTTATTTTCCCGGTATTTCTGCTGGATGGAGAATATCGGAAGAAGGATGGTTCAAGGATAGGATCTCTTTTTTTGATGATCTGAAGATTCGGGCTTCCTATGGTGAACTCGGTGGAGACAATGTAGGGGCAAACCAATTCATCAATAACTATGTGTTTAATAGTGTTTATACTTTGGGCGACGGTCTTTATCCAGGTATCGACCTGGAAAAGCTGGCAAATCCCAGCATCACTTGGGAGGTCTCGAAGAAAACTGATCTAGGGTTCAATGCGCAGTTTCTGAATAAATTCAATATGGAGTTTATCTACTTTATGGAAAATAGGTCGCGCATTCTCTTACCTAGAAACGCATCCATTCCGGGAAGTACGGGGATTGTAAACCCTATCGAGAACGATAATACGGTTCCTTTAGTGCCTTCTGAAAATATCGGTAGAGTAGATAACAGAGGTTTGGAAGCTACCTTAGGCTATACGCATACCGGAAATGTGAGTTTTGGAATAGCAGGAAATGTAACTTATGTGAAAAGTAATGTGGTATTTCGTGACGAATCGCCAGCAGTGTTGCCTTATCAAAGCCTTACCGGAAGACCTTTAAACACAGATCTTCTATATCGGACCCTTGGAATTTTCCGTAATCAGGAAGATTTGGATAATTATCCGCACGTGCCCGGCGCTAAAGTGGGCGATTTGATTTTTGAAGATTATAATCAGGATGGAGCGATAACGGCTGATGATATGGTGCGGACAGATCTAGGAAATATTCCGCAGCTTACTTTCGGTCTGAACCTTACCGCTTCTTGGAAAAACTTTGATTTTTCTGCGGTACTCGCAGGTCAGGGAAAAGTTAGGCAATATATTTTAGCTGAAGCAGGAACTGTGGGTAATTTCTACCGCACCTGGGCAGACAATCGCTGGAGCCCTACTCAACCGGATGGTACCTACCCAAGGGTAGATGAACGGGCTTCATCAGCAATTAGTGGAGGCTTGTACCGCAACGATTTTTGGCTCTTCAATACCGCTTTCCTCCGTTTGAAAAATATCGAATTGGGCTACAATTTACCTGGAAATCTCCTGGAAAAGATAGGGATCAGCTCCTTACGGGTGTTTGCTAATGGATTTAATTTGTTCACCGTAACCAAATTAAAAGACTTTGATCCCGAGGGAGATAGCCAGAGCGGACAGTTCTATCCGCAACAGCGTATTATTAACCTAGGGGCCAATGTTCGTTTTTAA
- a CDS encoding RagB/SusD family nutrient uptake outer membrane protein — translation MKKVNIFYLVFLNVATLSITSCKKDFLDVVPTDRVSDAAVLADSVLFEAFVVNRYMGVQLTDKEAEGTPPGFGRGFEYAMWSSLTDESVYNNDDNTWILQRGQLSPENVGIAGTFWKRSYRSIRECNFALANIHDVPMSQPHKDMLIAELKFIRAFRYHDLIRNYGGVVLLGDEVYELNDDFSEATLFQRADIATCMNYVLTQLDEASAGLPAVNDNNWLRGRATQGAALALKARLSLYAASSLYATGTWEDAVNAAVDVMALNQYRISQNGYRELFRKTANDNEIIFARYYTIGARHVPMEIANGPNGYDGWGGNVPLQNLVDAYLMNNGRPITDPTSGYDPQNPYENRDPRFYQTILYNGASYRGRQVETFVPGGRDSREGPSNWNTSRTGYYLAKFVDEDMPINNPWNIAGLQPWIYFRYAEILLNFAEAANEVGGPEAVPAGATMSARDAINQLRSRTGVEMPEVPAGLSADAFREIVRNERQIELAFEEHRFYDVRRWRIAEQTENEPAYGIEITRSGNSLSYERKVALDGRRFLPQHYWLPIPREEIQASNNQLEQNPGY, via the coding sequence ATGAAGAAAGTCAATATATTTTATTTAGTGTTTTTAAATGTTGCCACATTATCCATAACTTCCTGTAAAAAAGATTTTCTGGATGTTGTGCCAACTGATCGGGTTTCTGATGCGGCCGTTTTGGCGGATTCTGTGCTTTTTGAAGCTTTCGTTGTCAATCGGTACATGGGTGTACAGCTCACGGATAAGGAGGCGGAAGGTACGCCCCCAGGCTTTGGTAGGGGTTTCGAATATGCGATGTGGTCGTCATTAACCGACGAGTCTGTGTACAATAATGATGATAATACATGGATTTTGCAGCGTGGACAACTTTCTCCGGAGAATGTTGGTATTGCCGGAACCTTTTGGAAGAGAAGCTACCGCAGCATAAGGGAATGTAATTTTGCATTAGCAAATATCCATGATGTACCCATGAGCCAGCCACACAAGGATATGCTTATTGCGGAGCTAAAGTTCATCAGAGCTTTCCGTTACCATGACCTTATCCGTAATTACGGCGGCGTGGTGTTACTTGGTGATGAGGTTTATGAGTTGAACGATGATTTCAGTGAAGCAACACTGTTCCAACGCGCAGACATCGCAACTTGTATGAACTATGTACTTACACAATTGGATGAAGCTTCAGCAGGTTTACCTGCTGTCAATGACAACAACTGGTTAAGGGGGCGTGCAACCCAAGGGGCAGCGCTTGCACTCAAAGCTAGGTTAAGCTTATATGCTGCCAGTTCTTTGTATGCAACAGGTACTTGGGAAGATGCGGTAAATGCAGCTGTTGATGTAATGGCATTGAATCAATACCGTATTTCACAAAATGGCTATCGGGAGTTATTTAGAAAGACAGCAAATGATAATGAAATCATTTTTGCCCGGTATTATACGATCGGTGCGCGGCATGTTCCTATGGAGATAGCCAATGGCCCCAACGGCTACGACGGATGGGGAGGAAATGTGCCGCTTCAAAACTTGGTAGATGCTTACTTGATGAATAACGGGCGTCCAATTACCGACCCAACCTCGGGATACGATCCACAGAATCCTTATGAGAACAGAGATCCGCGATTCTACCAAACAATTCTTTACAATGGAGCAAGTTATCGTGGGCGACAAGTGGAGACCTTTGTTCCGGGCGGACGTGATAGTAGGGAAGGACCGTCTAATTGGAATACCAGTAGGACGGGATATTACCTGGCCAAGTTTGTTGATGAAGACATGCCGATTAATAACCCTTGGAACATAGCAGGGCTGCAGCCTTGGATTTATTTCCGATATGCAGAAATTTTATTAAATTTTGCCGAAGCGGCCAATGAAGTTGGCGGGCCTGAAGCGGTTCCTGCGGGTGCAACAATGTCGGCTAGAGACGCCATCAATCAGCTTAGAAGCAGGACAGGGGTGGAGATGCCGGAAGTTCCCGCTGGTTTGTCAGCTGACGCATTTAGAGAGATTGTTCGTAACGAGAGGCAGATAGAGTTGGCCTTTGAGGAGCATCGTTTTTATGATGTTAGAAGGTGGAGAATAGCCGAACAGACCGAGAATGAACCAGCATACGGTATAGAAATAACCCGCAGTGGAAACTCGTTGAGCTATGAGCGGAAAGTTGCTTTGGATGGTAGGCGATTTCTTCCGCAACATTATTGGCTGCCTATACCAAGAGAGGAGATTCAGGCATCCAATAATCAATTGGAGCAGAACCCGGGTTATTAG